The sequence below is a genomic window from Lelliottia sp. JS-SCA-14.
TCAGCACCTCAACCAGATGATGACCCAGGTGTGACGCGCGGGTGCAGAGATCTTCTTCGTCGATCACCTCCAGCACCGCCAACGCCGCCGCAATCGCCAGCGGATTCCCGGCGTAGGTGCCGCCGAGCCCGCCCGGCGCGGGGGCGTCCATCACTTCGGCGCGGCCCGATACCGCCGAGAGCGGCATCCCGCCCGCCAGGCTTTTCGCCATGGTGATCAGATCCGGCTTCACGCAGTGATGCTCCATCGAGAACAGTTTCCCGGTACGGGCAAAGCCGGTCTGCACTTCGTCGGCGATGAGCAAAATACCGTGGGTGTCGCACAGGGCGCGCAGGCCCTGCATAAAATCAGGTGGGGCGACGTTAAAACCGCCCTCGCCCTGAACCGGTTCAAGGATGATGGCCGCCACCTGGTCCGGGGCGATATCGGCTTTAAAGATACGTTCGAGACTTTTCAGCGCGTCTTGAGAGCTCACGCCGTGCAACGTATTGGGATATTGCGCATGATAGACCGAGCCGGGGAACGGGCCGAAGCCGAGTTTGTACGGCGCCACTTTGCCGGTCAGCGCCATGGTCATAAAGGTGCGCCCGTGGAAGGCGCCGCCGAAGGTAATAAGCCCCGGACGTTTGGTGTAAGCGCGGGCAATTTTGACTGCGTTTTCGACGGCTTCTGCGCCCGTCGAGAAGAAGGCCGTTTTGGCTGGTCCCTCAATCGGCACGCGAGCATTGATGCGCTCCGCGAGGGCGATATAGCCTTCGTACGGCACAATCTGGTACGCCGTGTGGGTAAACGACTGAAGCTGTTTTTCGATGGCGGCGATCACTTTGGGATGGCGATGGCCGGTGTTGAGCACCGCGATCCCGGCGGCGAAGTCGATCACCTCGTTGCCTTCCACATCCCACAGCGTGGCGTTTTCCGCTTTATCGGCGTAGAAACCGCACATCACCCCGATGCCGCGCGGCGTGGCCTGCACACGCCGTTCATTTAACTCATTATTTTTCACCCTGTCCCCCTGAGAGATTCGCATGCGTAGCGCATCTGTAAGTGTTTGCCAGGGGGGAAGAATTCGCCAGAGCGGGTGATGAAAAAAGCGAGGTTAGGTGCGTTTTGCCGGATGGCGGCTGCGCCTTATCCGGCCTACAGGTTTTGAGGAGTATAAAAAAACCAGTAGGCCCGATAAGCGAAGCGC
It includes:
- a CDS encoding 4-aminobutyrate--2-oxoglutarate transaminase; amino-acid sequence: MKNNELNERRVQATPRGIGVMCGFYADKAENATLWDVEGNEVIDFAAGIAVLNTGHRHPKVIAAIEKQLQSFTHTAYQIVPYEGYIALAERINARVPIEGPAKTAFFSTGAEAVENAVKIARAYTKRPGLITFGGAFHGRTFMTMALTGKVAPYKLGFGPFPGSVYHAQYPNTLHGVSSQDALKSLERIFKADIAPDQVAAIILEPVQGEGGFNVAPPDFMQGLRALCDTHGILLIADEVQTGFARTGKLFSMEHHCVKPDLITMAKSLAGGMPLSAVSGRAEVMDAPAPGGLGGTYAGNPLAIAAALAVLEVIDEEDLCTRASHLGHHLVEVLSKAQSSCPFIADIRAQGSMVAVEFNDPETGQPSPEFTRQVQERALAEGLLLLSCGVYGNVIRFLYPLTIPEAQFRKALDIISASLTR